The Tardibacter chloracetimidivorans region GCGCGGACACCTCGGGACGGACAAGTGGTTCGAATCCGGTATTGGTGGCCTCCGCGACAAGCACCGCGCAGATCGTCGTCGCTATATCCTCGGCGCGTGCATTGCCTTCGCTGGCATGCGTGAACGCCGCCGCGAAACCGGTTCGCGCGTGCATCTCCAGGATCAGCTCGGGAAGATCCAGCTGCGGCAACCGCGCGTCGATCGCCCTATGGAGATCGGTGAGGCTGAGTGGCTCGTCGATCCTGTCGAGCGGTGCGATCGACAGGTCGGCACCGCTCGCCGTTTTCGTGATGGTCACGGCATCGTTGTCCGGTACGCGCGCGGCTGTCTCGCGGTAGGCGAGATCGAGCCGCGCGGACAGCCTGGCGATCTCCTCGTCGCCAGCGACCGCCACGCCGACCGTGCGGCATACCGTCGGTCGCGCCGCTTCCCAGGCGGCTCCTGTCAGCAGGCCTTTGCGCGGGTCCGCGTAACGAAGCGAGCGAACAGGAAAGACGTCGCGACGGCGAATGGCGCGGCGTAGCCGGTCGAGCGTACAAAGCCGGTACCCGGTCAGATCGAATGTACCGTCATCACTCTTTAGCTGGCGCCCCCACGCCTTGGGGACGAACGATGTTGGTGCCGGTCCACGGCGCTTCTCGCCCCTGTGAACCCTCCGCAGGTGGTCGACCGCGTCCAGCAGGGGCTGTCCTGCGGGCGCGGCTGCAAGATCGAGCGCTGCCAGCATCTTCGGCAGATAGCGCATCGTGCCGGCCTGTTGGCGCAACTCGACAAAATAGCTCTCGTCGTTCGGTCGCGCGAGAAGGTTCACCTGTGCGACGGCGTCGGTCAGCGCTGCCCGGTCGACCAGCGCGAACACGGCCGCGCGTACCTGTGCATCGCTGATGTTGTCATCGAGCAGCACGGCGCCGGCATCGCGAAGCCGGAGCGATGCGGTATCGAGATCACGTAGCGAGCGCATCCGGGCATCCCTGGCTTTGATGCGCGCGTTGGAAAACATTCTGGTCGACACGACGTCGAACAGGTCGATGACATCGTCGCTGGCCGTCGCTTCGAGGGTGCGGATGAACGCGACGAGGGTGGCTGCGCGCCGGTCGTCGGGGAGGCGGGCCACGGCCTGCGCCCGCGCAGCACCGGCAAATCGCGCCAATGCGACCGCCTTGCCGGGTGGCACTCGGTCAAGTTCGGGCAAGCCCGCTGTGAACGTGCGGATTTCGGTAAGGCGATCAACGGCGCGGCTGATCTCGGGGCCGCTTTGCAAGTATGGACCGTCACGCAGTCGATCGAGCGGGCTTTGCCGCCCGTCGTCAATAACAGCGACCAGTGTGTCGAGCCGTGCGCGTTGCTCCGACGTCAGCCTGTCGATGAGTCGGCGATGAACGTGCGTGGCGACCCGTGTGCGGACTCGTGCGATATCGCGCTCGAGGACGGACAGCCCTGGCAACAGCACCTTGGATTCAATCAGCCACGTCGCCGCTGCATCGAAGAGCGCCGATGGCCGATCGGTGCCCGTCCAGCACAGCGCGTACAGAAAACGATGCAATCGGAACGCGATGCGTGGATCGGAGAAAACCTGGTAGCCATAATGATCGCGGATGCGCGGGCCGTGCCGCCATCGTCCCTTGGTCGCGCAATATTGCGCCATCAGTTCGCACGGCTCGTTGATCGCCAGCTGGCTGCCTGCGAACCGGATGACCGCCGCCGGTGTCTGTGCAGGATCTTCGAGAAAGGTGCCGAGCAACCGCAAAGAGCCAAGCTGTACCGCAACACCCAGCCTGTTGTGATCGCCGCGGTGCGCGCCGATGAACGTTCGGTCTGCATCATCGAGATGAAAATGGCGCGCCAACTGGTCCGATGTAGGATCGCCGACGAAGCGACCATAGCGGAGCGCCTGCTCGTCCGAGAGAAAGCTGACGGGCACCGCTCGGCCTATGCTGCTATTCTAGGCCGAACC contains the following coding sequences:
- a CDS encoding Tn3 family transposase; the protein is MPVSFLSDEQALRYGRFVGDPTSDQLARHFHLDDADRTFIGAHRGDHNRLGVAVQLGSLRLLGTFLEDPAQTPAAVIRFAGSQLAINEPCELMAQYCATKGRWRHGPRIRDHYGYQVFSDPRIAFRLHRFLYALCWTGTDRPSALFDAAATWLIESKVLLPGLSVLERDIARVRTRVATHVHRRLIDRLTSEQRARLDTLVAVIDDGRQSPLDRLRDGPYLQSGPEISRAVDRLTEIRTFTAGLPELDRVPPGKAVALARFAGAARAQAVARLPDDRRAATLVAFIRTLEATASDDVIDLFDVVSTRMFSNARIKARDARMRSLRDLDTASLRLRDAGAVLLDDNISDAQVRAAVFALVDRAALTDAVAQVNLLARPNDESYFVELRQQAGTMRYLPKMLAALDLAAAPAGQPLLDAVDHLRRVHRGEKRRGPAPTSFVPKAWGRQLKSDDGTFDLTGYRLCTLDRLRRAIRRRDVFPVRSLRYADPRKGLLTGAAWEAARPTVCRTVGVAVAGDEEIARLSARLDLAYRETAARVPDNDAVTITKTASGADLSIAPLDRIDEPLSLTDLHRAIDARLPQLDLPELILEMHARTGFAAAFTHASEGNARAEDIATTICAVLVAEATNTGFEPLVRPEVSALRRSRLSWVKQNFIRAETLTTANALLVAAHNRIPLAHAWGGGEVASADGLRFTVPVRTIHAGPNPRYFGRERGVTWYNLVSDRFSGLNALTVPGTLRDSLYLLAVVLDQETELRPGEIMTDTAGYTDTIFGIFHLLGLQFSPRIADIGGARFWRVDGKAHYGVLDDLAANRINTRLIVEHWDDVLRLAGSLKLGVVRATDLTRVLQTNDRPTRLARALQELGRLIKSLYMLRFIDDETYRRRILVQLNRGESRHLLARTIFHGKRGELRQRYREGQEDQLGALGLVVNLVVLWNTIYIDAAVNQLRAEGHVILDEDVARLSPLGSRHINMLGRYAFTIPDIVARGELRPLRDPDATGIDDA